From one Dama dama isolate Ldn47 chromosome 4, ASM3311817v1, whole genome shotgun sequence genomic stretch:
- the NAE1 gene encoding NEDD8-activating enzyme E1 regulatory subunit isoform X1, translating to MAQPGKLLKEQKYDRQLRLWGDHGQEALESAHVCLINATATGTEILKNLVLPGIGSFTIIDGNQVSGEDAGNNFFLQRSSIGKNRAQAAMEFLQELNNDVSGSFVEESPENLLDNDPSFFCRFTVVVTTQLSESTLLRLADVLWNSQIPLLICRTYGLVGYMRIIIKEHPVIESHPDNALEDLRLDKPFPELREHFQSYDLDHMEKKDHSHTPWIVIVAKYLAQWYSETNGRIPKTYKEKEDFRDLIRQGILKNENGAPEDEENFEEAIKNVNTALNTTQIPSSIEDIFNDDRCINITKQTPTFWILARALKEFVAKEGQGNLPVRGTIPDMIADSGKYIKLQNVYREKAKKDAAAVGNHVAKLLQSVGQAPESISEKELKLLCSNSAFLRVVRCRSLAEEYSLDTVNRDEIISSMDNPDNEIVLYLMLRAVDRFHKQHGRYPGVSNYQVEEDIGKLKSCLTGFLQEYGLSVMVKDDYVHEFCRYGAAEPHTTAAFLGGAAAQEVIKIITKQFVIFNNTYIYSGMSQTSATFQL from the exons ATTGTGGGGTGATCACGGCCAGGAGGCTCTAGAATCTGCTCATGTTTGCCTAATAAACGCAACAGCCACAGGAACTGAAATCCTTAAAAATTTGGTGCTACCAG GTATCGGTTCATTTACAATTATTGATGGAAATCAGGTCAGCGGAGAAGATGCTGGAAATAA ttttttccttCAGAGAAGCAGTATTGGCAAG aaccgAGCTCAAGCTGCCATGGAATTCTTACAAGAATTAAATAATGATGTCTCTGGGAGTTTTGTGGAagag AGTCCAGAAAACCTTCTAGACAATGATCCTTCATTTTTCTGTAGGTTTACCGTTGTGGTTACAACTCAGCTTTCTGAAAG TACATTACTACGTTTAGCAGATGTCCTCTGGAATTCCCAAATCCCTCTTTTGATCTGTAGGACATATGGACTAGTTGGTTATATGAGGATCATTATAAAAGAACATCCAG TAATAGAATCTCATCCAGATAATGCATTAGAGGATCTACGACTGGATAAGCCATTTCCTGAACTGAGAGAACATTTTCAGTCTTATGATTTGGATCATATGGAAAAAAAG gacCATAGCCACACTCCATGGATTGTGATCGTAGCTAAATACTTAGCACAGTGGTATAGTGAA ACCAATGGACGAATACCTAAAAcgtataaagaaaaagaagacttcAGAGATTTGATTAGACAAG gaattttaaagaatgaaaatggggctccagaagatgaagagaattttGAAGAAGCTATTAAAAATGTGAATACAGCACTAAATACAACTCAG ATCCCAAGCAGTATTGAAGATATATTTAATGATGATCGCTGCATAAATATCACCAAACAG acTCCGACATTTTGGATTTTAGCTCGTGCCTTAAAGGAATTTGTGGCCAAAGAGGGTCAAGGAAATCTACCTGTTCGAGGCACAATTCCTGATATGATTGCAGATTCAGGCAAATATataaaacttcaaaatgt TTACcgtgaaaaagcaaagaaagatgctgctgctgtggGTAATCATGTTGCCAAATTGCTTCAGTCTGTAGGCCAG GCACCAGAGTCCATTTcagagaaagaattaaaattacTCT GCAGCAATTCAGCATTTCTTCGAGTGGTGAGATGTCGATCCTTAGCTGAAGAATACAGCTTGGATACAGTTAACAGGGATGAAATTA tttccaGCATGGACAATCCAGATAATGAGATAGTATTATACTTAATGTTACGGGCTGTTGATAGATTTCATAAACAGCATGGTAGATATCCAG gggTATCTAACTATCAAGTTGAAGAAGATATAGGAAAGTTGAAATCTTGTCTCACTGGCTTCCTTCAGGAATATGGATTATCTGTAATGGTGAAAGACGATTATGTCCATGAATT CTGCCGATACGGAGCTGCTGAACCACACACCACTGCTGCATTCTTAGGGG GAGCTGCTGCTCAAGAGGTTATCAAAATAATCACCAAacaatttgtaatttttaataataCTTACATTTATAGTGGCATGTCACAAACTTCAGCAACTTTTCAGTTGTAG
- the NAE1 gene encoding NEDD8-activating enzyme E1 regulatory subunit isoform X2 encodes MAQPGKLLKEQKYDRQLRLWGDHGQEALESAHVCLINATATGTEILKNLVLPGIGSFTIIDGNQVSGEDAGNNFFLQRSSIGKNRAQAAMEFLQELNNDVSGSFVEESPENLLDNDPSFFCRFTVVVTTQLSESTLLRLADVLWNSQIPLLICRTYGLVGYMRIIIKEHPVIESHPDNALEDLRLDKPFPELREHFQSYDLDHMEKKDHSHTPWIVIVAKYLAQWYSETNGRIPKTYKEKEDFRDLIRQGILKNENGAPEDEENFEEAIKNVNTALNTTQIPSSIEDIFNDDRCINITKQTPTFWILARALKEFVAKEGQGNLPVRGTIPDMIADSGKYIKLQNVYREKAKKDAAAVGNHVAKLLQSVGQAPESISEKELKLLCSNSAFLRVVRCRSLAEEYSLDTVNRDEIRVSNYQVEEDIGKLKSCLTGFLQEYGLSVMVKDDYVHEFCRYGAAEPHTTAAFLGGAAAQEVIKIITKQFVIFNNTYIYSGMSQTSATFQL; translated from the exons ATTGTGGGGTGATCACGGCCAGGAGGCTCTAGAATCTGCTCATGTTTGCCTAATAAACGCAACAGCCACAGGAACTGAAATCCTTAAAAATTTGGTGCTACCAG GTATCGGTTCATTTACAATTATTGATGGAAATCAGGTCAGCGGAGAAGATGCTGGAAATAA ttttttccttCAGAGAAGCAGTATTGGCAAG aaccgAGCTCAAGCTGCCATGGAATTCTTACAAGAATTAAATAATGATGTCTCTGGGAGTTTTGTGGAagag AGTCCAGAAAACCTTCTAGACAATGATCCTTCATTTTTCTGTAGGTTTACCGTTGTGGTTACAACTCAGCTTTCTGAAAG TACATTACTACGTTTAGCAGATGTCCTCTGGAATTCCCAAATCCCTCTTTTGATCTGTAGGACATATGGACTAGTTGGTTATATGAGGATCATTATAAAAGAACATCCAG TAATAGAATCTCATCCAGATAATGCATTAGAGGATCTACGACTGGATAAGCCATTTCCTGAACTGAGAGAACATTTTCAGTCTTATGATTTGGATCATATGGAAAAAAAG gacCATAGCCACACTCCATGGATTGTGATCGTAGCTAAATACTTAGCACAGTGGTATAGTGAA ACCAATGGACGAATACCTAAAAcgtataaagaaaaagaagacttcAGAGATTTGATTAGACAAG gaattttaaagaatgaaaatggggctccagaagatgaagagaattttGAAGAAGCTATTAAAAATGTGAATACAGCACTAAATACAACTCAG ATCCCAAGCAGTATTGAAGATATATTTAATGATGATCGCTGCATAAATATCACCAAACAG acTCCGACATTTTGGATTTTAGCTCGTGCCTTAAAGGAATTTGTGGCCAAAGAGGGTCAAGGAAATCTACCTGTTCGAGGCACAATTCCTGATATGATTGCAGATTCAGGCAAATATataaaacttcaaaatgt TTACcgtgaaaaagcaaagaaagatgctgctgctgtggGTAATCATGTTGCCAAATTGCTTCAGTCTGTAGGCCAG GCACCAGAGTCCATTTcagagaaagaattaaaattacTCT GCAGCAATTCAGCATTTCTTCGAGTGGTGAGATGTCGATCCTTAGCTGAAGAATACAGCTTGGATACAGTTAACAGGGATGAAATTA gggTATCTAACTATCAAGTTGAAGAAGATATAGGAAAGTTGAAATCTTGTCTCACTGGCTTCCTTCAGGAATATGGATTATCTGTAATGGTGAAAGACGATTATGTCCATGAATT CTGCCGATACGGAGCTGCTGAACCACACACCACTGCTGCATTCTTAGGGG GAGCTGCTGCTCAAGAGGTTATCAAAATAATCACCAAacaatttgtaatttttaataataCTTACATTTATAGTGGCATGTCACAAACTTCAGCAACTTTTCAGTTGTAG